The Populus trichocarpa isolate Nisqually-1 chromosome 2, P.trichocarpa_v4.1, whole genome shotgun sequence genome has a window encoding:
- the LOC7479734 gene encoding auxilin-like protein 1 isoform X1 → MEHQQVSSVSAAAPFSKKFSYDRGHGGKHVYDGVFSGGGGAVKLGARVLDYREIFGGTAATASSIPILDVPELNENSKVSSFGAQRADYATIFGGFGDDDFGLLHEELFAKRKKVKSSINGTRSLAEARSRNAGSKHSNVSKEQKDSSPEAPFQSIDGVKLLNVSYNKSNPGNKNGTNGMTRVAQLHAVPGYTFLVDEITPSKMTEGGKPARSVLNDSHLNANVGKSVKEDTARRKAVSGPQPRIADTNSFRSPAEFQKKSSRNRSISNDMPFDAFEIGLGRRPPSSSPTNSSYNIGGTDISKNSKFGVSRNDASRGADLLASSDEEMDANSDAAASAAALRKAIEEAQMKIKIAKELMERKNEGFQNRAKTGFNKSWKAQKSEVKTEERLKRSNELVDREMREKEDTAKQEFTGVSEGNVSKASQLTPDFGDEKKSSFANNAAGETHSKESKSTRTDNRLEAEDWESTEEFFEAADYEELREMPSEFEQSDNAEKMASYNHENKWSEKMTAEEKIKKPEECTEEVFNEDKVERELNSVVGAFRWNLYANFVKPSQVCHPEENENKTRISNNHEETYQTPTVSDEWNDCETVLENLHQPEENVKLPVQELDENEDMKELKDAQDWVETEKKQREALDQKETDNRSDEVSIREENDRDLDQIYEKKQNVEGQQEERDRVECEMKQGGWNLEEYAEKLNDLHRGEISGDDGETEESEKPEKLVDDEEILKKSDQMNEPEESTKLPVHELAENEDMKELKDWVETEKQRREALDQKETENRSDEVPIREENDRGLNQIYEKEENVEGQLEERDRVECEMKQGGWNLEEYAEKLNDLHRGEISGEDGETEKNEKLDKLVDDEEILKKSDQMNGTEENAELPVQELEENEDMKGLKDPQDWVETEKKQREALDHREMENRSDEVPIGEESDGGLDQIYEKKENMEGQRKEWDRVECEMKQGGWNLEENEKLNDLHRREILGEEGKIEESEKPEELMDDEEILKKSDQINETENREEKAREGIETERIRSKSCLGEQDEKTMEVTEQALRYEGDNLEMAEDANEQYENENLGGSDNALGCKINFAVGDLKAEVLTVKENGRVMRVTESSPLLQGTEKESEAVEDANNLEQQNCEIAGLTQGLIGLDRIKKQTADVTEALLNGENGIYLGENDINFDDKQNEHHVTEYKNMSNQEKCFEEVNNEMDDNGNVDICEPEVGTDNEESEKSSISSHNERWSSDETESLHDPECCVEEAAHELGENNNDVKESEVATNHEKDKNSFESSEEDRWVGNGVDTEASQQPIFEGQGKTTEISLEEEPNQSTSKKEENHCKNPAIEEKEAEDNLQRKLEVEKKHFSKKEEVKVREIEREKERIAVERAIQEARERAFAEARERAAVKRAAAEAHQRLKAEVRERLGKALLEANNKLAAEKASFEAKLKAERAAVERATTEARQRALEKALSEKVAFKARNQAEKSAAERFSSISKDNGMNSRQDKQCNDPGPSSSSRYPGSSNHGERFNGGNGESDPRNKATLERHQRTAERAAKALAEKNMRELLAQKEQAERNRLAETLEADVKRWSSGKERNLRALLSTLPYILGPDSGWQPIPLTELVSSTAVKKAYRKATLFVHPDKLQQRGASIQLKYTCEKVFDLLKDAWNKFSAEER, encoded by the exons ATGGAGCACCAGCAAGTCTCCTCTGTCTCTGCTGCTGCTCCGTTTTCAAAGAAGTTTAGTTATGACCGTGGACATGGCGGAAAGCATGTGTACGACGGCGTttttagtggtggtggtggtgcagTGAAGCTCGGGGCTCGAGTGTTGGATTATAGAGAGATATTTGGTGGGACTGCTGCTACTGCTTCATCGATTCCGATTCTTGATGTTCCCGAGCTGAATGAGAACAGTAAGGTCTCTTCTTTTGGTGCACAAAGGGCTGATTACGCCACTATTTTCGGTGGTTTTGGAGATGATGATTTTGGTTTGCTTCACGAAGAACTCTTTGCTAAACGAAAGAAAGTCAAGAGTTCTATCAATGGAACTCG GTCTCTAGCTGAAGCAAGGTCGCGGAATGCCGGGTCAAAACATTCTAATGTCTCAAAAGAGCAAAAAGATTCATCACCTGAAGCGCCATTCCAGTCGATTGATGGTGTAAAACTGCTTAACGTGTCTTATAATAAAAGCAACCCAGGGAACAAAAATGGGACAAATGGAATGACACGTGTTGCTCAACTTCATGCAGTTCCTGGCTATACTTTTCTAGTTGATGAAATCACTCCCTCAAAGATGACTGAAGGTGGCAAGCCAGCACGATCAGTCCTAAATGATTCTCATCTCAATGCTAATGTTGGTAAGAGTGTGAAGGAAGACACAGCTCGCAGGAAAGCTGTGTCAGGTCCACAACCCAGAATTGCTGACACAAATAGTTTTAGAAGTCCTGCTGAGTTTCAGAAGAAATCAAGTCGAAATAGATCCATTTCGAATGATATGCCTTTTGATGCATTTGAAATTGGCCTAGGCAGACGTCCACCTTCAAGCTCACCAACTAATTCCAGCTATAATATTGGTGGCACCGATATATCAAAGAATTCCAAGTTTGGAGTTTCTAGAAATGATGCTTCTAGAGGTGCAGATTTACTAGCTTCTTCTGATGAGGAAATGGATGCAAATTCAGATGCTGCTGCCTCAGCAGCTGCACTTAGAAAGGCAATAGAGGAGGCTCAAATGAAGATTAAAATTGCAAAAGAATTGATGGAAAGAAAGAACGAAGGGTTTCAAAATCGTGCAAAGACAGGCTTTAATAAAAGCTGGAAAGCTCAGAAGAGCGAGGTTAAAACTGaagaaagattaaaaagatCCAATGAGCTGGTGGATCGGGAAATGCGTGAAAAAGAGGATACTGCAAAGCAAGAATTCACTGGCGTATCAGAGGGTAATGTGTCAAAAGCAAGCCAACTAACTCCAGATTTTGGAGATGAGAAGAAATCTTCTTTTGCTAATAATGCTGCTGGAGAAACACACAGCAAGGAATCCAAATCAACTAGAACAGATAATAGGCTGGAAGCAGAAGACTGGGAATCAACAGAAGAGTTTTTTGAAGCTGCGGACTATGAGGAGCTCAGGGAAAtgccatcagaatttgagcagtCAGACAATGCAGAGAAAATGGCATCAtataatcatgaaaataaatggagCGAGAAGATGACtgcagaagaaaaaataaaaaagccagaGGAGTGCACTGAGGAAGTTTTTAATGAGGACAAGGTCGAGAGAGAACTAAATTCAGTGGTAGGAGCATTTCGGTGGAATTTATATGCAAACTTTGTTAAGCCATCACAAGTTTGCCATccggaagaaaatgaaaacaaaacgaGAATTTCTAATAACCATGAAGAAACTTATCAAACACCTACAGTCTCTGATGAATGGAATGACTGTGAAACTGTGCTGGAAAATCTTCACCAACCTGAAGAAAACGTAAAACTTCCAGTCCAGGAGTTGGATGAAAATGAAGATATGAAGGAACTAAAAGATGCTCAGGACTGGGTGGAAACCGAGAAGAAACAAAGGGAGGCATTGGATCAAAAGGAAACGGATAATAGATCAGATGAAGTTTCTATCAGGGAGGAGAATGACAGAGACCTTGATCAgatatatgagaaaaaacaaaatgtggAGGGACAGCAAGAAGAACGGGACAGGGTAGAATGTGAAATGAAACAAGGAGGTTGGAACCTGGAAGAATATGCGGAGAAACTAAATGATTTGCACAGGGGAGAAATATCAGGCGATGATGGTGAGACAGAAGAGAGTGAGAAGCCAGAAAAACTAGTGGATGATGAGGAGATACTCAAAAAAAGTGATCAGATGAATGAACCTGAAGAAAGCACAAAACTTCCGGTCCATGAGTTGGCGGAAAATGAAGATATGAAGGAACTAAAGGATTGGGTGGAAACCGAGAAGCAACGAAGGGAGGCATTAGATCAAAAGGAAACAGAGAATAGATCAGATGAAGTTCCTATTAGGGAGGAGAATGACAGAGGCCTCAATCAGATatatgagaaagaagaaaatgtgGAGGGACAGCTAGAAGAACGGGACAGGGTAGAATGTGAAATGAAACAAGGAGGTTGGAACCTGGAAGAATATGCGGAGAAACTAAATGATTTGCACAGGGGAGAAATATCAGGCGAAGATGGTGAGACAGAAAAGAATGAGAAGCTGGATAAACTTGTGGATGATGAGGAGATACTAAAAAAAAGTGATCAGATGAATGGAACTGAAGAAAACGCAGAACTTCCAGTCCAGGAGTTGGAGGAAAATGAAGATATGAAGGGACTAAAAGATCCTCAGGACTGGGTGGAAACCGAGAAGAAACAAAGGGAGGCACTAGATCATAGGGAAATGGAGAATAGATCAGATGAAGTTCCTATTGGAGAGGAGAGCGACGGAGGCCTCGATCAGATAtatgagaagaaagaaaacatggAGGGACAGCGAAAAGAATGGGACCGGGTAGAATGTGAAATGAAACAAGGAGGTTGGAACctagaagaaaatgagaaactAAATGACTTGCACAGAAGAGAAATATTAGGCGAAGAGGGTAAGATAGAAGAGAGTGAGAAGCCAGAAGAACTCATGGATGATGAGGAAATACTCAAAAAGAGTGATCAGATAAATGAAACTGAGAATAGAGAAGAGAAGGCACGCGAAGGGATAGAAACTGAGAGGATAAGATCCAAGAGTTGCCTGGGGGAACAAGATGAGAAGACCATGGAAGTGACTGAACAGGCCTTAAGATACGAGGGGGACAATCTTGAAATGGCCGAGGATGCAAATGAGCAGTATGAAAATGAGAACCTGGGTGGGAGTGACAATGCCTTGGGATGTAAAATAAACTTTGCTGTTGGGGATTTAAAGGCAGAGGTACTTACTGTCAAGGAGAATGGAAGGGTAATGAGGGTAACTGAATCTTCCCCTCTATTACAAGGGACTGAGAAGGAGTCAGAGGCAGTTGAAGATGCGAACAACCTGGAGCAACAGAATTGTGAAATTGCAGGCCTCACTCAAGGTCTCATTGGACTCGATAGGATTAAGAAGCAAACTGCAGATGTGACTGAGGCTCTTCTTAATGGAGAAAATGGGATATATTTAGGTGAAAATGACATTAACTTTGATGACAAGCAAAATGAGCATCATGTGACAGAATACAAGAACATGTCCAATCAGGAAAAATGCTTTGAAGAAGTAAATAATGAAATGGATGATAATGGTAATGTTGATATCTGTGAACCTGAAGTTGGCACGGATAATGAAGAAAGTGAGAAAAGTTCGATATCATCTCACAATGAAAGATGGTCCAGTGACGAGACAGAATCACTTCATGATCCAGAGTGTTGTGTTGAAGAAGCTGCTCACGAATTGggagaaaataataatgatgtcAAGGAGTCTGAAGttgcaacaaatcatgaaaaagacaagaattcttTTGAATCTTCTGAGGAAGATAGATGGGTAGGTAATGGTGTAGATACTGAAGCAAGTCAGCAACCTATATTCGAAGGGCAAGGGAAGACCACAGAGATATCCTTGGAAGAGGAACCGAACCAAAGCACCAGCAAGAAAGAGGAGAATCATTGCAAGAATCCAGCAATAGAAGAGAAGGAAGCTGAAGATAATTTGCAAAGGAAATTGGAGGTGGAGAAGAAACACTTCAGTAAAAAGGAAGAAGTAAAAGTGAGggaaatagaaagagaaaaggagagaatagCTGTCGAAAGGGCAATACAAGAAGCTCGTGAAAGGGCTTTTGCAGAAGCCCGAGAAAGGGCTGCTGTCAAGAGAGCAGCTGCAGAAGCTCATCAAAGGTTAAAGGCTGAGGTCAGAGAAAGGCTAGGGAAGGCTCTTCTAGAGGCCAATAATAAGTTGGCAGCTGAGAAGGCCTCATTTGAAGCCAAACTAAAAGCTGAACGTGCTGCAGTAGAGAGAGCAACCACAGAGGCCAGGCAGCGTGCCCTTGAAAAAGCTTTGTCTGAGAAGGTTGCTTTTAAAGCAAGAAATCAGGCTGAAAAGTCTGCAGCTGAGAGATTTTCAAGTATTTCAAAAGATAATGGGATGAATTCCAGA CAGGATAAACAATGCAATGACCCAGGTCCTTCTAGCAGTTCAAGGTATCCAGGCTCTTCAAATCATGGTG AAAGATTTAATGGAGGTAATGGTGAATCCGATCCAAGGAATAAAGCCACATTGGAAAGGCATCAAAGAACAGCAGAGCGTGCG GCAAAAGCTCTCGCAGAGAAGAATATGCGCGAACTTCTTGCTCAGAAAGAGCAGGCAGAAAGAAAT AGACTGGCAGAAACTTTGGAAGCTGATGTCAAGAGATGGTCAAGTGGGAAGGAGAGGAACTTGCGTGCTCTGCTTTCAACACTGCCATAT ATCCTTGGCCCTGATAGTGGCTGGCAGCCAATTCCTTTGACTGAACTTGTGTCAAGTACTGCTGTGAAAAAAGCTTATCGCAAGGCCACGCTATTTGTTCACCCTGACAAGTTGCAACAACGAGGTGCAAGCATACAGCTGAAATACACCTGTGAGAAGGTTTTTGATCTTCTAAAG GATGCTTGGAACAAATTCAGTGCAGAAGAACGGTAG
- the LOC7479734 gene encoding auxilin-like protein 1 isoform X2, with translation MEHQQVSSVSAAAPFSKKFSYDRGHGGKHVYDGVFSGGGGAVKLGARVLDYREIFGGTAATASSIPILDVPELNENSKVSSFGAQRADYATIFGGFGDDDFGLLHEELFAKRKKVKSSINGTRSLAEARSRNAGSKHSNVSKEQKDSSPEAPFQSIDGVKLLNVSYNKSNPGNKNGTNGMTRVAQLHAVPGYTFLVDEITPSKMTEGGKPARSVLNDSHLNANVGKSVKEDTARRKAVSGPQPRIADTNSFRSPAEFQKKSSRNRSISNDMPFDAFEIGLGRRPPSSSPTNSSYNIGGTDISKNSKFGVSRNDASRGADLLASSDEEMDANSDAAASAAALRKAIEEAQMKIKIAKELMERKNEGFQNRAKTGFNKSWKAQKSEVKTEERLKRSNELVDREMREKEDTAKQEFTGVSEGNVSKASQLTPDFGDEKKSSFANNAAGETHSKESKSTRTDNRLEAEDWESTEEFFEAADYEELREMPSEFEQSDNAEKMASYNHENKWSEKMTAEEKIKKPEECTEEVFNEDKVERELNSVVGAFRWNLYANFVKPSQVCHPEENENKTRISNNHEETYQTPTVSDEWNDCETVLENLHQPEENVKLPVQELDENEDMKELKDAQDWVETEKKQREALDQKETDNRSDEVSIREENDRDLDQIYEKKQNVEGQQEERDRVECEMKQGGWNLEEYAEKLNDLHRGEISGDDGETEESEKPEKLVDDEEILKKSDQMNEPEESTKLPVHELAENEDMKELKDWVETEKQRREALDQKETENRSDEVPIREENDRGLNQIYEKEENVEGQLEERDRVECEMKQGGWNLEEYAEKLNDLHRGEISGEDGETEKNEKLDKLVDDEEILKKSDQMNGTEENAELPVQELEENEDMKGLKDPQDWVETEKKQREALDHREMENRSDEVPIGEESDGGLDQIYEKKENMEGQRKEWDRVECEMKQGGWNLEENEKLNDLHRREILGEEGKIEESEKPEELMDDEEILKKSDQINETENREEKAREGIETERIRSKSCLGEQDEKTMEVTEQALRYEGDNLEMAEDANEQYENENLGGSDNALGCKINFAVGDLKAEVLTVKENGRVMRVTESSPLLQGTEKESEAVEDANNLEQQNCEIAGLTQGLIGLDRIKKQTADVTEALLNGENGIYLGENDINFDDKQNEHHVTEYKNMSNQEKCFEEVNNEMDDNGNVDICEPEVGTDNEESEKSSISSHNERWSSDETESLHDPECCVEEAAHELGENNNDVKESEVATNHEKDKNSFESSEEDRWVGNGVDTEASQQPIFEGQGKTTEISLEEEPNQSTSKKEENHCKNPAIEEKEAEDNLQRKLEVEKKHFSKKEEVKVREIEREKERIAVERAIQEARERAFAEARERAAVKRAAAEAHQRLKAEVRERLGKALLEANNKLAAEKASFEAKLKAERAAVERATTEARQRALEKALSEKVAFKARNQAEKSAAERFSSISKDNGMNSRDKQCNDPGPSSSSRYPGSSNHGERFNGGNGESDPRNKATLERHQRTAERAAKALAEKNMRELLAQKEQAERNRLAETLEADVKRWSSGKERNLRALLSTLPYILGPDSGWQPIPLTELVSSTAVKKAYRKATLFVHPDKLQQRGASIQLKYTCEKVFDLLKDAWNKFSAEER, from the exons ATGGAGCACCAGCAAGTCTCCTCTGTCTCTGCTGCTGCTCCGTTTTCAAAGAAGTTTAGTTATGACCGTGGACATGGCGGAAAGCATGTGTACGACGGCGTttttagtggtggtggtggtgcagTGAAGCTCGGGGCTCGAGTGTTGGATTATAGAGAGATATTTGGTGGGACTGCTGCTACTGCTTCATCGATTCCGATTCTTGATGTTCCCGAGCTGAATGAGAACAGTAAGGTCTCTTCTTTTGGTGCACAAAGGGCTGATTACGCCACTATTTTCGGTGGTTTTGGAGATGATGATTTTGGTTTGCTTCACGAAGAACTCTTTGCTAAACGAAAGAAAGTCAAGAGTTCTATCAATGGAACTCG GTCTCTAGCTGAAGCAAGGTCGCGGAATGCCGGGTCAAAACATTCTAATGTCTCAAAAGAGCAAAAAGATTCATCACCTGAAGCGCCATTCCAGTCGATTGATGGTGTAAAACTGCTTAACGTGTCTTATAATAAAAGCAACCCAGGGAACAAAAATGGGACAAATGGAATGACACGTGTTGCTCAACTTCATGCAGTTCCTGGCTATACTTTTCTAGTTGATGAAATCACTCCCTCAAAGATGACTGAAGGTGGCAAGCCAGCACGATCAGTCCTAAATGATTCTCATCTCAATGCTAATGTTGGTAAGAGTGTGAAGGAAGACACAGCTCGCAGGAAAGCTGTGTCAGGTCCACAACCCAGAATTGCTGACACAAATAGTTTTAGAAGTCCTGCTGAGTTTCAGAAGAAATCAAGTCGAAATAGATCCATTTCGAATGATATGCCTTTTGATGCATTTGAAATTGGCCTAGGCAGACGTCCACCTTCAAGCTCACCAACTAATTCCAGCTATAATATTGGTGGCACCGATATATCAAAGAATTCCAAGTTTGGAGTTTCTAGAAATGATGCTTCTAGAGGTGCAGATTTACTAGCTTCTTCTGATGAGGAAATGGATGCAAATTCAGATGCTGCTGCCTCAGCAGCTGCACTTAGAAAGGCAATAGAGGAGGCTCAAATGAAGATTAAAATTGCAAAAGAATTGATGGAAAGAAAGAACGAAGGGTTTCAAAATCGTGCAAAGACAGGCTTTAATAAAAGCTGGAAAGCTCAGAAGAGCGAGGTTAAAACTGaagaaagattaaaaagatCCAATGAGCTGGTGGATCGGGAAATGCGTGAAAAAGAGGATACTGCAAAGCAAGAATTCACTGGCGTATCAGAGGGTAATGTGTCAAAAGCAAGCCAACTAACTCCAGATTTTGGAGATGAGAAGAAATCTTCTTTTGCTAATAATGCTGCTGGAGAAACACACAGCAAGGAATCCAAATCAACTAGAACAGATAATAGGCTGGAAGCAGAAGACTGGGAATCAACAGAAGAGTTTTTTGAAGCTGCGGACTATGAGGAGCTCAGGGAAAtgccatcagaatttgagcagtCAGACAATGCAGAGAAAATGGCATCAtataatcatgaaaataaatggagCGAGAAGATGACtgcagaagaaaaaataaaaaagccagaGGAGTGCACTGAGGAAGTTTTTAATGAGGACAAGGTCGAGAGAGAACTAAATTCAGTGGTAGGAGCATTTCGGTGGAATTTATATGCAAACTTTGTTAAGCCATCACAAGTTTGCCATccggaagaaaatgaaaacaaaacgaGAATTTCTAATAACCATGAAGAAACTTATCAAACACCTACAGTCTCTGATGAATGGAATGACTGTGAAACTGTGCTGGAAAATCTTCACCAACCTGAAGAAAACGTAAAACTTCCAGTCCAGGAGTTGGATGAAAATGAAGATATGAAGGAACTAAAAGATGCTCAGGACTGGGTGGAAACCGAGAAGAAACAAAGGGAGGCATTGGATCAAAAGGAAACGGATAATAGATCAGATGAAGTTTCTATCAGGGAGGAGAATGACAGAGACCTTGATCAgatatatgagaaaaaacaaaatgtggAGGGACAGCAAGAAGAACGGGACAGGGTAGAATGTGAAATGAAACAAGGAGGTTGGAACCTGGAAGAATATGCGGAGAAACTAAATGATTTGCACAGGGGAGAAATATCAGGCGATGATGGTGAGACAGAAGAGAGTGAGAAGCCAGAAAAACTAGTGGATGATGAGGAGATACTCAAAAAAAGTGATCAGATGAATGAACCTGAAGAAAGCACAAAACTTCCGGTCCATGAGTTGGCGGAAAATGAAGATATGAAGGAACTAAAGGATTGGGTGGAAACCGAGAAGCAACGAAGGGAGGCATTAGATCAAAAGGAAACAGAGAATAGATCAGATGAAGTTCCTATTAGGGAGGAGAATGACAGAGGCCTCAATCAGATatatgagaaagaagaaaatgtgGAGGGACAGCTAGAAGAACGGGACAGGGTAGAATGTGAAATGAAACAAGGAGGTTGGAACCTGGAAGAATATGCGGAGAAACTAAATGATTTGCACAGGGGAGAAATATCAGGCGAAGATGGTGAGACAGAAAAGAATGAGAAGCTGGATAAACTTGTGGATGATGAGGAGATACTAAAAAAAAGTGATCAGATGAATGGAACTGAAGAAAACGCAGAACTTCCAGTCCAGGAGTTGGAGGAAAATGAAGATATGAAGGGACTAAAAGATCCTCAGGACTGGGTGGAAACCGAGAAGAAACAAAGGGAGGCACTAGATCATAGGGAAATGGAGAATAGATCAGATGAAGTTCCTATTGGAGAGGAGAGCGACGGAGGCCTCGATCAGATAtatgagaagaaagaaaacatggAGGGACAGCGAAAAGAATGGGACCGGGTAGAATGTGAAATGAAACAAGGAGGTTGGAACctagaagaaaatgagaaactAAATGACTTGCACAGAAGAGAAATATTAGGCGAAGAGGGTAAGATAGAAGAGAGTGAGAAGCCAGAAGAACTCATGGATGATGAGGAAATACTCAAAAAGAGTGATCAGATAAATGAAACTGAGAATAGAGAAGAGAAGGCACGCGAAGGGATAGAAACTGAGAGGATAAGATCCAAGAGTTGCCTGGGGGAACAAGATGAGAAGACCATGGAAGTGACTGAACAGGCCTTAAGATACGAGGGGGACAATCTTGAAATGGCCGAGGATGCAAATGAGCAGTATGAAAATGAGAACCTGGGTGGGAGTGACAATGCCTTGGGATGTAAAATAAACTTTGCTGTTGGGGATTTAAAGGCAGAGGTACTTACTGTCAAGGAGAATGGAAGGGTAATGAGGGTAACTGAATCTTCCCCTCTATTACAAGGGACTGAGAAGGAGTCAGAGGCAGTTGAAGATGCGAACAACCTGGAGCAACAGAATTGTGAAATTGCAGGCCTCACTCAAGGTCTCATTGGACTCGATAGGATTAAGAAGCAAACTGCAGATGTGACTGAGGCTCTTCTTAATGGAGAAAATGGGATATATTTAGGTGAAAATGACATTAACTTTGATGACAAGCAAAATGAGCATCATGTGACAGAATACAAGAACATGTCCAATCAGGAAAAATGCTTTGAAGAAGTAAATAATGAAATGGATGATAATGGTAATGTTGATATCTGTGAACCTGAAGTTGGCACGGATAATGAAGAAAGTGAGAAAAGTTCGATATCATCTCACAATGAAAGATGGTCCAGTGACGAGACAGAATCACTTCATGATCCAGAGTGTTGTGTTGAAGAAGCTGCTCACGAATTGggagaaaataataatgatgtcAAGGAGTCTGAAGttgcaacaaatcatgaaaaagacaagaattcttTTGAATCTTCTGAGGAAGATAGATGGGTAGGTAATGGTGTAGATACTGAAGCAAGTCAGCAACCTATATTCGAAGGGCAAGGGAAGACCACAGAGATATCCTTGGAAGAGGAACCGAACCAAAGCACCAGCAAGAAAGAGGAGAATCATTGCAAGAATCCAGCAATAGAAGAGAAGGAAGCTGAAGATAATTTGCAAAGGAAATTGGAGGTGGAGAAGAAACACTTCAGTAAAAAGGAAGAAGTAAAAGTGAGggaaatagaaagagaaaaggagagaatagCTGTCGAAAGGGCAATACAAGAAGCTCGTGAAAGGGCTTTTGCAGAAGCCCGAGAAAGGGCTGCTGTCAAGAGAGCAGCTGCAGAAGCTCATCAAAGGTTAAAGGCTGAGGTCAGAGAAAGGCTAGGGAAGGCTCTTCTAGAGGCCAATAATAAGTTGGCAGCTGAGAAGGCCTCATTTGAAGCCAAACTAAAAGCTGAACGTGCTGCAGTAGAGAGAGCAACCACAGAGGCCAGGCAGCGTGCCCTTGAAAAAGCTTTGTCTGAGAAGGTTGCTTTTAAAGCAAGAAATCAGGCTGAAAAGTCTGCAGCTGAGAGATTTTCAAGTATTTCAAAAGATAATGGGATGAATTCCAGA GATAAACAATGCAATGACCCAGGTCCTTCTAGCAGTTCAAGGTATCCAGGCTCTTCAAATCATGGTG AAAGATTTAATGGAGGTAATGGTGAATCCGATCCAAGGAATAAAGCCACATTGGAAAGGCATCAAAGAACAGCAGAGCGTGCG GCAAAAGCTCTCGCAGAGAAGAATATGCGCGAACTTCTTGCTCAGAAAGAGCAGGCAGAAAGAAAT AGACTGGCAGAAACTTTGGAAGCTGATGTCAAGAGATGGTCAAGTGGGAAGGAGAGGAACTTGCGTGCTCTGCTTTCAACACTGCCATAT ATCCTTGGCCCTGATAGTGGCTGGCAGCCAATTCCTTTGACTGAACTTGTGTCAAGTACTGCTGTGAAAAAAGCTTATCGCAAGGCCACGCTATTTGTTCACCCTGACAAGTTGCAACAACGAGGTGCAAGCATACAGCTGAAATACACCTGTGAGAAGGTTTTTGATCTTCTAAAG GATGCTTGGAACAAATTCAGTGCAGAAGAACGGTAG
- the LOC7471942 gene encoding dihydroflavonol 4-reductase, with the protein MGTEAETVCVTGASGFIGSWLIMRLLEKGYAVRATVRDPDNMKKVTHLLELPKASTHLTLWKADLSVEGSYDEAIQGCTGVFHVATPMDFESKDPENEVIKPTINGVLDIMRACANSKTVRKIVFTSSAGTVDVEEKRKPVYDESCWSDLDFVQSIKMTGWMYFVSKTLAEQAAWKFAKENNLDFISIIPTLVVGPFIMQSMPPSLLTALSLITGNEAHYGILKQGHYVHLDDLCMSHIFLYENPKAEGRYICNSDDANIHDLAKLLREKYPEYNVPAKFKDIDENLACVAFSSKKLTDLGFEFKYSLEDMFAGAVETCREKGLIPLSHRKQVVEECKENEVVPAS; encoded by the exons ATGGGAACAGAAGCTGAAACAGTGTGTGTGACAGGTGCATCAGGCTTCATCGGATCATGGCTAATTATGCGACTACTAGAGAAAGGTTATGCTGTCCGAGCCACCGTCCGAGACCCTG ATAACATGAAGAAGGTGACGCATTTGCTGGAATTGCCAAAGGCATCAACCCACTTGACTTTATGGAAAGCTGATCTTTCTGTAGAGGGGAGTTATGATGAAGCAATTCAAGGGTGCACAGGAGTGTTCCATGTTGCCACTCCCATGGATTTTGAGTCCAAGGACCCCGAG AACGAGGTGATCAAGCCAACAATCAACGGAGTACTGGACATCATGAGAGCATGTGCCAATTCAAAAACAGTTAGAAAGATAGTATTCACGTCATCTGCAGGAACTGTGGATgttgaagaaaagagaaaaccaGTGTACGATGAAAGCTGCTGGAGTGATTTGGACTTTGTTCAGAGTATAAAAATGACTGGATGG ATGTATTTCGTGTCCAAGACTTTAGCAGAGCAAGCTGCATGGAAGTTTGCTAAAGAGAATAACCTGGATTTTATCAGCATCATACCAACTCTTGTTGTTGGCCCATTTATCATGCAATCAATGCCACCAAGTCTCCTGACAGCACTTTCATTGATCACTG GAAATGAAGCTCATTATGGGATTTTAAAGCAGGGACATTATGTGCACTTGGATGACCTCTGCATGTCTCACATCTTTTTGTATGAGAATCCAAAAGCAGAGGGCCGCTACATCTGCAACTCGGATGATGCTAACATTCACGATCTTGCTAAATTACTCCGAGAAAAATACCCAGAATACAATGTCCCTGCTAA GTTCAAAGATATTGATGAGAATTTGGCGTGTGTTGCTTTCTCATCCAAAAAGCTGACGGACTTGGGTTTTGAGTTCAAATACAGCTTGGAGGACATGTTCGCAGGTGCTGTGGAAACATGCAGAGAAAAGGGACTAATTCCCCTTTCTCATAGGAAACAAGTCGTCGAGGAATGCAAAGAAAATGAAGTGGTCCCTGCGTCCTGA